One Cellulomonas sp. NS3 genomic region harbors:
- a CDS encoding Maf family protein, translating to MTRLLLASASPARRATLVAAGIDPLVAVSSVDEEATLAAARERFGDLEPADAVLVLAQAKVEDVARTLAAAPAAGDAGAAADDEPDDDLLLLGCDSMLELDGEIFGKPASAEEAVARWRAMRGRSGVLHTGHWLVDDRPGAADGGRGTGGTLGATSSTVVHFADLTDAEIDAYVATGEPLAVAGAFTVDGLGGAFVTGIEGDHHGVVGLSLPLLRELLGEVGVTLPELWRTTPAR from the coding sequence GTGACCCGACTGCTCCTCGCCTCCGCCTCCCCCGCCCGCCGCGCGACGCTCGTCGCCGCCGGGATCGACCCGCTCGTCGCCGTCTCCTCGGTCGACGAGGAGGCGACGCTCGCCGCCGCACGCGAGCGGTTCGGCGACCTCGAGCCCGCCGACGCGGTGCTCGTGCTGGCGCAGGCCAAGGTCGAGGACGTCGCCCGGACGCTCGCCGCGGCCCCCGCCGCCGGGGACGCCGGTGCGGCGGCGGACGACGAGCCGGACGACGACCTGCTGCTGCTCGGCTGCGACTCGATGCTCGAGCTCGACGGCGAGATCTTCGGCAAGCCCGCGAGCGCCGAGGAGGCCGTCGCGCGCTGGCGGGCGATGCGGGGGCGCAGCGGCGTGCTGCACACCGGGCACTGGCTCGTCGACGACCGGCCGGGCGCGGCGGACGGCGGCCGCGGCACCGGCGGCACGCTCGGGGCGACGTCCTCGACTGTCGTGCACTTCGCCGACCTCACCGACGCCGAGATCGACGCGTACGTGGCGACGGGCGAGCCGCTCGCGGTCGCGGGCGCGTTCACGGTCGACGGCCTCGGCGGCGCGTTCGTGACCGGCATCGAGGGCGACCACCACGGCGTCGTCGGGCTGAGCCTGCCGCTGCTGCGCGAGCTGCTCGGCGAGGTCGGGGTCACGCTGCCGGAGCTCTGGCGGACGACGCCGGCGCGCTGA